One window of Mailhella massiliensis genomic DNA carries:
- a CDS encoding UbiD family decarboxylase, protein MQHKVNDLRSALALLRTMPGQLVSTKVEVDPEAELSGVYRYVGAGGTVKRPTKEGPAMVFENVKGHPGARVAIGLMASRRRVAALLGVEPERLGKRLWECVDSPLPPVFEEGPAPCQEVVHLADEEGFDLNRLVPAPTNTPQDAGPYITLGMCYAAHPDTGRWDVTIHRLCIQSRDTLSIFFTPGARHIGAMAERAEQLGRTLPISISIGVDPAISISSCFEPPTTPLGYDELSVAGALRGEPVKLCRCLSVDCRAIALAEYVIEGEVLPHVRIQEDQNRGTGFAMPEFPGYTGPASADCWCIKVKAVTHRRNPIMQTCIGPSEEHVSMAGIPTEASIYGMVERAMPGRLQNVYCASAGGGKYMAVMQFRKLSASDEGRQRQAALLAFSAFSELKHVFLVDEDVDCFDMNDVLWAMNTRFQGDRDIITIPGVRCHPLDPSNDPAYSPSIRDHGIACKTIFDCTVPFALKKRFVRASFMETDPSRWLEGEKQHERR, encoded by the coding sequence ATGCAACACAAGGTGAACGACCTGCGCAGCGCCCTTGCGCTGCTGCGCACCATGCCGGGCCAGCTTGTTTCCACGAAGGTGGAGGTGGACCCGGAGGCGGAGCTTTCCGGCGTGTACCGTTATGTAGGCGCGGGCGGCACGGTGAAGCGGCCCACGAAGGAAGGGCCCGCCATGGTGTTTGAAAACGTCAAGGGGCACCCCGGAGCGCGGGTGGCCATCGGACTCATGGCAAGCCGCAGGCGTGTGGCCGCGCTGCTCGGCGTGGAGCCGGAGAGGCTCGGCAAAAGGCTCTGGGAATGTGTGGACAGTCCCCTTCCGCCCGTATTCGAGGAAGGGCCCGCCCCCTGTCAGGAGGTGGTGCACCTTGCCGATGAGGAAGGCTTTGACCTGAACCGCCTTGTGCCTGCGCCCACCAATACGCCGCAGGATGCCGGGCCCTACATCACGCTCGGCATGTGCTATGCCGCCCATCCCGACACGGGCCGCTGGGACGTGACCATCCACAGGCTCTGCATTCAGAGCCGGGATACGCTCTCCATTTTCTTCACGCCCGGCGCGCGGCATATCGGCGCCATGGCGGAAAGGGCCGAGCAGCTCGGCAGGACTCTGCCCATTTCCATAAGCATAGGGGTGGACCCGGCCATATCCATCAGTTCCTGCTTCGAGCCGCCGACCACGCCCCTGGGATACGACGAGCTGTCCGTGGCGGGAGCCCTGCGCGGGGAACCGGTGAAGCTCTGCCGCTGCCTCAGCGTGGACTGCCGCGCCATCGCTCTTGCGGAATATGTCATTGAAGGCGAAGTGCTGCCCCATGTCCGCATTCAGGAAGACCAGAACCGCGGTACGGGCTTCGCCATGCCGGAGTTTCCCGGCTACACCGGTCCGGCAAGCGCCGACTGCTGGTGCATAAAGGTGAAGGCCGTCACCCACAGAAGAAATCCCATCATGCAGACCTGCATCGGTCCCAGCGAGGAACATGTTTCCATGGCGGGCATTCCCACGGAAGCCAGCATCTACGGCATGGTGGAACGCGCCATGCCCGGGCGGCTGCAGAACGTGTACTGCGCGTCGGCTGGCGGCGGCAAGTACATGGCCGTCATGCAGTTTCGCAAGCTTTCGGCCAGCGACGAGGGGCGTCAGCGTCAGGCCGCGCTGCTGGCCTTTTCGGCCTTCAGCGAGCTCAAGCATGTCTTTCTGGTGGATGAGGACGTGGACTGCTTCGACATGAACGATGTCCTGTGGGCCATGAATACGCGTTTTCAGGGCGACAGGGATATCATCACCATTCCCGGCGTGCGCTGTCATCCGCTGGACCCCTCCAACGATCCGGCCTATTCCCCCAGCATTCGGGATCACGGCATAGCCTGCAAGACCATTTTCGACTGCACGGTGCCTTTTGCGCTGAAGAAGAGGTTCGTCCGCGCGTCGTTCATGGAAACCGATCCTTCCCGCTGGCTGGAGGGGGAGAAGCAGCATGAGCGCCGCTGA
- a CDS encoding carbon-phosphorus lyase complex subunit PhnI, with protein sequence MYVAVKGGEKAIDAAHAQLRRERRGRLDVPELTTEQIASQLKLSVDRVMTEASLYCPALAALAVKQAMGDLQEAVFLLRAYRTTLPRFGSSEPVDTSAMRVSRRISATWKDLPGGQILGSTFDYTHRLLDRSLAGKKESTLPPAPENTESICVRNLPRAMSALGTEGLLEAVPEATCGNAAADLTRRPLVLPADGPEDRPVRLQTLARADEGFLLGMAYSTQRGFGAVHPFTGELRRGFVELVITPEELDFPIVAGEMEMTECDTVSRYTGTALPPCLTRGYGLVFGNNERKAISMSIVDRALRAKELKEPETGPAQNPEFVLLHGDNVDASGFVQHIKLPHYVDFQAELSLIRGLRAAKKEDSPARGEQSC encoded by the coding sequence ATGTATGTAGCCGTCAAAGGAGGGGAAAAAGCCATCGACGCCGCACACGCGCAGCTTCGCCGGGAACGCCGCGGCAGGCTCGACGTGCCGGAGCTCACCACGGAGCAGATAGCATCCCAGCTGAAACTTTCCGTCGACAGGGTCATGACCGAGGCCTCCCTGTACTGTCCCGCCCTTGCGGCCCTTGCGGTGAAGCAGGCCATGGGCGACCTTCAGGAAGCGGTCTTTCTTCTCCGCGCCTACCGCACCACGCTTCCGAGGTTCGGTTCTTCCGAGCCCGTGGATACCTCGGCCATGCGCGTTTCCCGCCGCATATCCGCCACATGGAAGGATCTGCCCGGCGGCCAGATTCTCGGTTCCACCTTCGACTATACCCACCGCCTTCTGGACCGCAGCCTTGCGGGAAAGAAGGAAAGTACGCTTCCGCCCGCGCCGGAAAACACCGAGAGCATATGCGTCAGGAACCTGCCCCGCGCCATGAGCGCGCTGGGTACGGAAGGACTTCTCGAAGCCGTGCCGGAGGCCACCTGCGGCAATGCGGCCGCAGACCTCACCCGCCGGCCTCTGGTACTTCCCGCCGACGGACCGGAAGACCGCCCCGTGCGCCTTCAGACGCTGGCCCGCGCCGACGAGGGCTTTCTTCTCGGCATGGCCTATTCCACGCAGCGCGGCTTCGGCGCGGTTCATCCTTTTACGGGCGAACTCAGGCGCGGATTCGTGGAACTTGTCATCACCCCCGAAGAGCTGGATTTTCCCATCGTGGCCGGGGAAATGGAAATGACGGAATGCGACACCGTGAGCCGCTATACCGGAACCGCCCTGCCGCCCTGCCTCACCCGGGGCTACGGACTGGTATTCGGCAACAATGAACGGAAGGCCATTTCCATGTCCATCGTGGACCGCGCCCTGCGCGCAAAAGAACTGAAGGAACCCGAAACCGGCCCCGCGCAGAACCCGGAATTCGTGCTGCTCCACGGCGACAACGTGGACGCCTCCGGCTTCGTGCAGCACATCAAACTGCCCCACTATGTGGACTTTCAGGCGGAACTTTCCCTCATACGCGGGCTGCGCGCCGCAAAAAAGGAAGATTCCCCCGCCCGAGGAGAACAGTCATGTTGA
- the phnE gene encoding phosphonate ABC transporter, permease protein PhnE, translating to MHVSSEPSLRPPLSPGEKASRCLTWTAVIALLVWSWHGAEMRPLALIADAGNIGTLIGDFFPPDFTDWRMYVKEMLVTLQVAVWGTVLAVLCAVPLGIMSAENMAPWWIRQPVRRMMDAARAINEMVFAMLFVVAVGLGPFAGVLALWVHTTGTLAKLFSEAVEAIETAPVEGVRSTGASYLEEIAYGVIPQVFPLWISYSLYRFEANVRSATVVGMVGAGGIGMVLWELIRSFEFPRTCAVMAIIVLVVTLFDLFSQKLRKMVL from the coding sequence ATGCACGTTTCTTCCGAACCTTCGTTGAGGCCCCCGCTCAGTCCCGGGGAAAAAGCTTCCCGCTGCCTGACCTGGACGGCCGTTATCGCGCTTCTTGTCTGGTCATGGCACGGCGCGGAAATGAGACCCCTCGCGCTCATTGCCGACGCGGGCAACATCGGCACGCTCATAGGCGACTTTTTTCCGCCCGACTTCACCGACTGGCGCATGTATGTGAAGGAAATGCTCGTCACGCTGCAGGTCGCCGTATGGGGCACGGTACTTGCCGTCCTGTGCGCGGTGCCCCTCGGCATCATGTCGGCGGAAAACATGGCTCCCTGGTGGATACGCCAGCCCGTGCGCCGCATGATGGACGCGGCGCGAGCCATCAATGAAATGGTCTTCGCCATGCTTTTCGTGGTGGCCGTGGGCCTCGGTCCCTTCGCGGGCGTTCTCGCTCTCTGGGTGCATACCACGGGCACGCTGGCCAAACTCTTTTCCGAAGCCGTGGAAGCCATTGAAACGGCCCCTGTGGAAGGGGTGCGCTCCACGGGCGCCAGCTACCTTGAGGAAATAGCCTACGGCGTCATCCCCCAGGTGTTTCCCCTCTGGATTTCCTATTCCCTGTACCGCTTCGAAGCCAACGTCCGTTCCGCCACCGTGGTGGGCATGGTGGGAGCGGGCGGCATAGGCATGGTACTGTGGGAACTCATACGCAGCTTTGAATTCCCCCGCACCTGCGCCGTCATGGCCATCATCGTTCTGGTGGTCACCCTGTTCGACCTGTTCTCCCAGAAGCTGCGCAAGATGGTGCTGTAA
- a CDS encoding permease, with protein MIPALCRRYCVFLLLALAFVPLLLLAPETGRKALELTRDNLAEMLSFLPPIFVLLGLMDVWVERETMMKYMGEGSGIRGMLLAFLLGSAAAGPLYAAFPLACVMMKKGAAMLNIFLFIGAWSCTKIPLIMFETATLGFRFTVLRLFFNIIGIFLIALLLRKALPPRHPLS; from the coding sequence GTGATTCCCGCGCTGTGCAGACGTTACTGCGTTTTTCTGCTCCTTGCCCTGGCCTTCGTGCCGCTGCTTCTTCTTGCGCCGGAAACGGGACGGAAGGCTCTGGAGCTTACGCGGGACAATCTTGCGGAAATGCTCTCCTTTCTGCCGCCCATTTTCGTGCTGCTCGGTCTTATGGACGTATGGGTGGAACGCGAAACCATGATGAAATACATGGGGGAAGGTTCCGGCATACGGGGCATGCTCCTGGCCTTTCTCCTGGGGTCCGCTGCGGCGGGGCCTCTGTATGCGGCCTTTCCTCTGGCCTGCGTCATGATGAAGAAGGGCGCGGCCATGCTCAATATTTTTCTCTTCATCGGGGCATGGTCCTGCACGAAAATCCCTCTCATCATGTTTGAAACCGCCACGCTCGGTTTCCGCTTCACAGTCCTGCGCCTTTTCTTCAACATCATCGGCATTTTTCTCATCGCCCTTCTCCTGCGAAAGGCGCTTCCGCCCCGGCATCCCCTTTCCTGA
- the phnG gene encoding phosphonate C-P lyase system protein PhnG, translating to MNTQLRRKEYMRLLSLAPAEELEHFLSGLDELPPWKLLRGPESGLVMVRGRISGEGPLFNVGEALVTRCVVTLPGDTCGCGYVLGESPRHAELAALCDALWQKEAYADLFDRELRPRLEGIVSERERQAADEAAPTKVDFFTLVRGEDK from the coding sequence ATGAACACACAGCTCAGACGCAAAGAGTACATGCGCCTTTTGTCCCTCGCCCCGGCCGAGGAGCTGGAACACTTCCTTTCCGGGCTTGACGAACTGCCGCCCTGGAAGCTTCTCCGCGGCCCGGAAAGCGGGCTTGTCATGGTACGCGGCCGCATAAGCGGCGAAGGCCCGCTGTTCAACGTGGGCGAAGCCCTCGTGACCCGCTGCGTGGTCACCCTGCCCGGCGACACCTGCGGCTGCGGCTACGTTCTGGGAGAAAGCCCCCGTCATGCGGAACTTGCGGCGCTGTGCGACGCGCTCTGGCAGAAGGAAGCCTATGCCGACCTCTTCGACAGGGAACTCAGGCCCCGGCTCGAAGGCATCGTGAGCGAACGCGAACGCCAGGCCGCCGACGAAGCCGCTCCCACGAAGGTGGACTTCTTCACGCTGGTGCGGGGAGAGGACAAATGA
- the phnH gene encoding phosphonate C-P lyase system protein PhnH has protein sequence MNRTIADPARWEHPVQESQQAFRSLLLALSRPCLPVALPLPEGDAGSLPSELAAIALTMCDQDTAVWLSPSLNTEEVRRWFRFQCGAVLTDSPSGADFAFASRPEDMPLLADLSRGEPEYPDRSTTLCVGGVSFEQGEGSLSLTASGPGIEHPMPFYCNLPEEFTGRWEENHLAFPQGVDLFLCGRGMVAGLPRSTCLKAQKEETPCM, from the coding sequence ATGAACCGTACCATCGCCGATCCCGCCCGCTGGGAACATCCCGTACAAGAGTCGCAGCAGGCCTTCCGCAGTCTTCTGCTCGCGCTCTCCCGCCCCTGCCTTCCCGTTGCCCTGCCTCTGCCGGAAGGAGACGCCGGCAGTCTGCCGTCCGAACTTGCGGCCATAGCCCTGACCATGTGCGATCAGGACACCGCCGTATGGCTTTCTCCATCTCTCAATACCGAAGAGGTGCGCCGCTGGTTCCGCTTCCAGTGCGGGGCCGTGCTGACGGACTCCCCCTCGGGGGCGGACTTCGCCTTTGCCTCCCGTCCGGAAGACATGCCGCTTCTTGCGGATCTTTCCCGGGGGGAACCCGAGTATCCCGACCGCTCCACCACCCTGTGCGTGGGCGGCGTGAGCTTCGAACAGGGCGAAGGTTCTCTCAGCCTTACGGCCTCCGGCCCGGGCATTGAGCACCCCATGCCCTTCTACTGCAACCTTCCTGAAGAATTTACCGGCCGGTGGGAAGAAAATCACCTGGCCTTTCCGCAGGGCGTGGACCTCTTCCTCTGCGGGCGGGGCATGGTCGCGGGGCTGCCGCGCAGCACATGCCTGAAGGCGCAAAAGGAGGAAACGCCATGTATGTAG
- a CDS encoding UbiX family flavin prenyltransferase, with protein MSAADGRRRLVIAATGASGAPLLLECLRIVGMHPDWESCLIMSRGARLTLGYETDLAVEDVARMADTVLEPEDIDAAPASGSFATAGMLVVPCSMKTVAGIASGYADTLILRAADVTIKEQRPLVLAARESPLSAVHLRNLYELSRLPGVRIVPPMLTYYHRPGSVADMTHHCACRLLQPFGIEEEDMFRWGEARG; from the coding sequence ATGAGCGCCGCTGACGGGCGCAGGAGGCTGGTCATAGCCGCCACCGGGGCGAGCGGCGCGCCTCTGCTTCTGGAATGCCTGCGCATCGTGGGCATGCATCCCGACTGGGAGAGCTGCCTCATCATGAGCCGGGGCGCCCGGCTGACCCTCGGCTATGAGACGGATCTTGCGGTGGAGGATGTCGCCCGCATGGCCGACACCGTGCTTGAGCCGGAAGACATCGACGCCGCCCCCGCGAGCGGCAGTTTTGCCACTGCCGGTATGCTGGTGGTGCCGTGCAGCATGAAAACGGTGGCGGGCATTGCCTCAGGCTATGCCGACACGCTTATTCTGCGCGCGGCGGACGTAACCATCAAGGAGCAGCGCCCCCTGGTGCTGGCCGCACGGGAATCGCCGCTGAGCGCCGTTCATCTGCGGAATCTCTATGAGCTTTCCCGGCTGCCGGGCGTGCGTATCGTTCCCCCCATGCTCACCTACTACCACAGGCCGGGGAGCGTGGCGGACATGACGCATCACTGCGCCTGCCGTCTGCTCCAGCCCTTCGGCATTGAGGAAGAGGACATGTTCCGCTGGGGGGAAGCGCGGGGCTGA
- the phnD gene encoding phosphonate ABC transporter substrate-binding protein — MRFRFLSVLLSATLLMGAASAGAEEPGTLNFGIISTESSQNLRTMWDPFLEDMSRATGMKIKAFFASDYAGIIEGMRFKKVDLSWVGNKGAIMMVDRANGEVFAQTCDVNGGTGYWSYMIAHKDSGIKNLDDMFARASELTFSNGDPNSTSGYLVPGYYVFAKNGKDPKKIFKRVVASNHESNALAVANRQVDVATFNNEGMGRLEEIYPDKAAQLAVIWKSPLIPSDPLVWRKDLSDETKKKITDFIFSYGVSGKNVEKARQVLAKLQWGPFKKSDNSQLTPLRQLELFREKMSVEGNADMSDKEKAERIADIDARLAALGK; from the coding sequence ATGCGTTTTCGTTTCCTCTCCGTTCTTCTGTCCGCCACGCTTCTCATGGGCGCCGCCTCCGCCGGAGCCGAAGAACCCGGCACCCTCAACTTCGGCATCATTTCCACCGAATCCTCCCAGAACCTGAGGACCATGTGGGACCCCTTCCTCGAAGACATGAGCAGGGCCACGGGCATGAAGATCAAGGCCTTCTTCGCCAGCGACTACGCGGGCATCATTGAAGGTATGCGCTTCAAGAAGGTCGATCTCAGCTGGGTGGGCAACAAGGGCGCCATCATGATGGTGGACCGCGCCAACGGCGAAGTCTTCGCCCAGACCTGCGACGTGAACGGCGGTACCGGCTACTGGTCCTACATGATCGCCCACAAGGACAGCGGCATCAAAAACCTCGACGACATGTTCGCCCGCGCCTCCGAACTCACCTTCAGCAACGGCGATCCCAACTCCACCTCCGGCTACCTGGTGCCCGGCTACTACGTTTTCGCCAAGAACGGCAAGGACCCCAAGAAGATCTTCAAGCGCGTCGTCGCCTCCAACCACGAATCCAACGCCCTCGCCGTCGCCAACAGACAGGTGGATGTGGCCACCTTCAACAACGAAGGCATGGGCAGACTGGAGGAAATCTATCCCGACAAGGCCGCGCAGCTTGCCGTCATCTGGAAGTCGCCCCTCATCCCCAGCGATCCGCTGGTCTGGCGCAAGGACCTTTCCGATGAAACGAAGAAGAAGATCACCGACTTCATCTTCAGCTACGGCGTGTCTGGCAAGAACGTGGAAAAGGCCAGGCAGGTTCTGGCGAAACTCCAGTGGGGTCCCTTCAAAAAATCCGACAACAGCCAGCTCACCCCGCTCCGTCAGCTTGAACTGTTCCGCGAAAAAATGTCCGTGGAAGGCAACGCCGACATGAGCGACAAGGAAAAGGCCGAACGCATCGCCGACATCGACGCCAGGCTCGCCGCTCTCGGCAAGTAG
- a CDS encoding FadR/GntR family transcriptional regulator → MTRKTDQHGSFMPVRQQKLYEQVEEQIRESIRNNEFVLGDRLPSDRELADLFQTSRPVVREAIRSLEAKGIISVRPGVKGGAFIVPMTVEPMVETISHMLFLGQITNEDILNTWLLLEPPLAAQAADRCSEEDALKLKDDLEAVRQGFAAMDRGEVQAVKPVPPGADNLHRFIAELSGNHMALLLMDTLMRVVGEKTCLVDFTAEEKKAFMKQHEDIVNAIIAGSAEEARRASEAHIRAVYAIHHRQAGREKGAF, encoded by the coding sequence ATGACTCGGAAAACGGATCAGCATGGATCGTTTATGCCCGTCCGCCAGCAGAAGCTCTATGAGCAGGTGGAGGAGCAGATACGCGAATCCATCAGGAACAATGAATTCGTCCTCGGGGACAGGCTTCCTTCGGACCGCGAACTTGCCGATCTTTTCCAGACCAGCCGCCCCGTGGTGCGCGAGGCCATACGTTCGCTGGAGGCCAAGGGCATCATCAGCGTGCGGCCCGGCGTGAAGGGCGGGGCCTTCATCGTGCCCATGACCGTGGAACCCATGGTGGAAACCATTTCCCACATGCTTTTTCTCGGGCAGATCACCAATGAGGATATTCTGAATACCTGGCTTCTGCTGGAACCGCCGCTGGCCGCGCAGGCGGCCGACCGCTGTTCGGAAGAGGACGCGCTCAAACTGAAGGACGATCTTGAGGCCGTGCGGCAGGGGTTTGCCGCCATGGACCGGGGCGAGGTGCAGGCGGTAAAGCCCGTTCCTCCGGGAGCGGATAATCTGCACCGGTTCATCGCCGAGCTTTCCGGCAATCACATGGCGCTTCTGCTCATGGATACGCTCATGCGCGTGGTGGGGGAAAAGACCTGCCTTGTGGATTTTACGGCTGAGGAGAAGAAGGCCTTCATGAAGCAGCACGAGGATATCGTGAACGCCATCATCGCCGGTTCCGCGGAAGAGGCGAGGCGGGCGAGCGAGGCGCATATACGCGCCGTGTACGCCATTCACCACCGGCAGGCGGGCAGGGAAAAGGGCGCGTTTTAA
- a CDS encoding ArsR/SmtB family transcription factor, giving the protein MDNAALYRALADDTRRNIILLLLRHDLCVSALAHRLNISESAVSQHLRVLKEAGLLSGERRGYHMHYSIERERLRALAWELEAMADTIRSGEDAAAGLVLLPMAPQPRRGN; this is encoded by the coding sequence ATGGATAACGCCGCTCTCTACCGCGCTCTGGCCGACGATACACGCCGGAACATCATCCTGCTGCTGCTCAGGCATGATCTCTGCGTTTCCGCACTGGCGCATCGCCTGAATATCAGTGAAAGCGCGGTATCGCAGCACCTCAGGGTACTGAAGGAAGCGGGACTTCTTTCAGGAGAACGCCGCGGCTACCACATGCACTATTCCATAGAAAGGGAAAGGCTCCGTGCCCTGGCATGGGAACTTGAGGCCATGGCCGATACCATACGGAGCGGGGAAGACGCCGCGGCAGGACTCGTTCTCCTCCCCATGGCTCCTCAGCCCCGAAGGGGAAATTAG
- a CDS encoding DUF1045 domain-containing protein, whose protein sequence is MSARYALYYAPGALSALHSAVTPLFGRDALSGRSFTPVPPADCLFSPEIWASVVAVPATYGLHATLKAPFELSARWNDEENALKSLCRACEELALRHEPFATTPLELRSLSTGSGFFLALTPSCGSATFAEANPALAALEKDCVTSLEIFRAPLEEADIRRRGELTKKEASYLVRYGYHRIFDLFRFHMTLTDSMPDSRLALVETCLRSRLAAFIDRPLVVDSISLFRQEDRTSPFTELARFSLGTNNHRNKS, encoded by the coding sequence ATGTCCGCACGCTACGCTCTGTACTACGCGCCCGGAGCACTCTCCGCCCTGCATTCCGCCGTCACGCCTCTTTTCGGGCGGGACGCCCTCAGCGGACGGAGCTTTACCCCCGTGCCCCCGGCTGACTGTCTCTTCTCTCCCGAAATATGGGCCTCCGTGGTGGCCGTTCCGGCAACATACGGGCTGCACGCCACGCTCAAGGCGCCCTTTGAGCTTTCCGCCCGCTGGAACGATGAGGAAAACGCGCTGAAATCCCTCTGCCGGGCCTGTGAAGAACTTGCCCTCCGCCACGAACCTTTCGCCACCACGCCCCTTGAACTTCGCAGTCTGAGCACGGGCTCCGGCTTCTTTCTCGCCCTGACGCCCTCCTGCGGCTCCGCCACCTTTGCAGAGGCGAACCCGGCGCTTGCGGCACTGGAAAAGGACTGCGTGACTTCGCTGGAAATCTTCCGCGCCCCTCTTGAAGAGGCCGACATCCGAAGGCGGGGCGAACTCACGAAAAAGGAAGCCTCCTACCTCGTGAGATACGGATATCACCGGATATTCGACCTGTTCCGCTTCCACATGACGCTTACCGACTCCATGCCCGACTCCCGTCTCGCGCTGGTGGAAACCTGTCTGCGTTCCCGCCTTGCCGCCTTCATCGACCGGCCGCTCGTCGTGGATTCCATCAGCCTGTTCCGCCAGGAAGACCGCACTTCTCCCTTCACGGAACTGGCCCGTTTTTCCCTCGGAACGAACAACCACAGGAATAAATCATGA
- the phnC gene encoding phosphonate ABC transporter ATP-binding protein, translating into MIHVTGLNKTFSGVQALKHIDLHIKPGEMVALIGSSGSGKSTLMRHICGLTVSDRNSGEVTVNGYTIQKNGTLSGDIRDIRTHIGVVFQQFNLVGRISVARNVALGALGRTPFLHGLAGHFSREDVELTMRALERVGIRDKAWQRTSTLSGGQQQRAAIARALVQRSEVLLADEPIASLDPESARNVMDTLQELNRTDGMTVVVTLHQVDYAVRYCPRTVALKKGEIVFDGPTRDLTPAMLNSLYGAESRELFGEKSAVRPVIPSPVRGERTAAAA; encoded by the coding sequence GTGATTCACGTTACAGGACTGAATAAAACCTTTTCCGGCGTACAGGCGCTCAAGCACATCGATCTGCATATCAAACCCGGTGAAATGGTTGCGCTCATAGGGTCTTCCGGTTCCGGCAAATCCACGCTCATGCGCCATATCTGCGGACTCACCGTCAGCGACAGAAATTCCGGCGAAGTTACCGTCAACGGCTACACCATTCAGAAAAACGGCACGCTGAGCGGCGACATCCGCGACATACGCACCCACATCGGCGTCGTTTTTCAGCAGTTCAATCTGGTGGGACGCATCAGCGTCGCACGCAACGTCGCCCTCGGGGCTCTCGGCCGCACGCCTTTTCTCCACGGACTGGCGGGGCACTTTTCCCGCGAGGATGTGGAACTGACCATGCGCGCCCTGGAACGTGTGGGCATACGCGACAAGGCCTGGCAGCGCACCTCCACCCTTTCCGGCGGGCAGCAGCAGCGCGCCGCCATTGCCCGTGCGCTGGTTCAGCGTTCTGAAGTGCTTCTTGCCGACGAACCCATCGCCTCTCTGGACCCGGAATCCGCCCGCAACGTCATGGACACCCTGCAGGAACTCAACAGAACCGACGGCATGACCGTGGTGGTCACCCTGCATCAGGTCGACTATGCCGTCCGTTACTGCCCGCGCACCGTGGCGCTGAAAAAAGGCGAAATCGTCTTCGACGGCCCTACCCGCGACCTGACTCCCGCCATGCTCAACAGCCTCTACGGAGCGGAAAGCCGCGAACTCTTCGGAGAAAAAAGCGCCGTCCGTCCCGTCATTCCCTCTCCCGTCCGCGGCGAGCGTACGGCTGCCGCCGCATGA
- a CDS encoding permease: protein MSTAALYLATLLLLGLSFARSRQKTLLALKKGWKSFEGMLPQFLPIILLMGFMMAAVDESVISRLLGKDSGLAGMALAAAAGSVTLIPGFIAFPMAASLLASGAGYGQTAMFLTTLMMVGLVTLPAESACFGRRLAVLRNILAFIYAVLSSLLLGALL, encoded by the coding sequence ATGTCTACGGCCGCACTCTACCTGGCAACGCTGCTTCTGCTCGGTCTCTCCTTTGCCAGAAGCAGGCAGAAAACCCTGCTGGCTCTGAAAAAGGGCTGGAAGTCCTTTGAAGGCATGCTGCCGCAGTTTCTCCCCATCATTCTGCTCATGGGCTTTATGATGGCCGCAGTAGATGAAAGCGTCATCTCCCGCCTGCTGGGAAAGGATTCCGGCCTTGCAGGAATGGCTCTGGCCGCTGCGGCAGGTTCCGTCACCCTCATTCCCGGCTTCATCGCCTTCCCCATGGCGGCTTCGCTCCTTGCTTCCGGCGCGGGCTACGGACAGACGGCCATGTTCCTTACCACGCTCATGATGGTGGGGCTGGTCACCCTGCCTGCGGAAAGCGCCTGTTTCGGCAGGCGTCTTGCCGTACTGCGCAACATTCTTGCCTTTATCTACGCCGTTCTCTCCTCTCTGCTTCTGGGGGCGCTGCTGTGA
- a CDS encoding P-II family nitrogen regulator, translating to MNTVSSESTGKLLVTVIEKHRCDEAMAAARKAGAVGGTVILGRGTAENKWLRLLGLDDVEKELLYCVLPASLVRPVMDAIRRAPGLARSRGIMFTLNVLDMFRPHASTPDAAFSHAQEEPMTDNRPELPGYELLSVIVNSGSADQVMDAARRAGASGGTVIHARGTARPDDATFFGITIVPEKELVMILSPRGDSARIMESIRAEFRDADPGSGIAFRMPVESFETLGPKKNG from the coding sequence ATGAATACCGTTTCCAGTGAAAGCACGGGCAAGCTGCTCGTCACCGTCATAGAAAAACACAGGTGCGACGAAGCCATGGCCGCAGCCAGAAAAGCCGGGGCCGTGGGCGGTACCGTCATTCTCGGCCGGGGCACGGCGGAGAACAAATGGCTCCGCCTTCTGGGGCTGGACGACGTGGAAAAGGAGCTGCTCTACTGCGTTCTGCCCGCGTCCCTCGTGCGGCCCGTCATGGACGCGATACGCCGCGCCCCGGGTCTCGCCAGAAGCAGGGGCATCATGTTCACCCTCAACGTGCTCGATATGTTCCGCCCACACGCGTCGACGCCCGACGCAGCCTTTTCCCATGCTCAGGAGGAGCCCATGACCGACAACAGGCCGGAACTTCCCGGCTACGAACTTCTCTCCGTCATCGTCAACAGCGGCAGCGCCGACCAGGTCATGGACGCGGCCCGCCGCGCCGGAGCTTCCGGCGGTACCGTCATCCATGCACGGGGCACGGCGCGCCCCGACGACGCTACCTTCTTCGGCATCACCATCGTTCCGGAAAAGGAACTCGTCATGATACTCAGCCCCAGAGGCGACAGCGCGCGCATCATGGAAAGCATCCGGGCAGAGTTCAGGGACGCCGACCCCGGTTCCGGCATAGCCTTCCGTATGCCGGTGGAAAGTTTTGAAACTCTGGGTCCGAAAAAGAACGGATAA